The Sorex araneus isolate mSorAra2 chromosome 9, mSorAra2.pri, whole genome shotgun sequence genomic interval gcagggggccggagagacagcaccgcAGGGAAGGCTTGAgtgcggccaacccagggtcccgccccagcacctcatatagccCCCCAAGGACACCCTGGAGCAGGAAGAGCCCCTGCCCagcaagccaggtgtggcccaaacacaaaagacCTAGAGCAATCTCAACGCCGCTGCTCGGTGCAATCGGACTAACCAAAAGGAAACGCTTACAGGCTCCAAATGACTAACTCGGGGGCCGGTTTAGGGAActggtgaggtgggagggaagcGAGGCAGGGAAAGCCCCTCTCTGCTTCTGGCTCCACCATATCAAGCACGGCTAATGCTAAGAGCAATTATGGCTCTCCCACAGCAGGGTCTTTGTGAAGTGGCAACTGCCCGCAGCGATGACACAAACACAGCAGGTCTGACACTCACCACCATCTCACCACCTCCCTTGCACTAGCTGGTTTCTTTTACACTAGCTGGCTGCTTTTGTCTGGCTTGCTTCTGGGCCacatcggcagtgctcaggactcactcctggcggtgctcgggggaccatatatagcagcaggaatcactctaggatcggctgtgtgaaagacaagtgccttacctcctatacgatcttgttttttgttttttttttgctttttgggtcacacccggcaatgcacaggggttactcctggctctgcatccaggaattactcctggcggtgctcgggggaccatatgggatgctgggaattgagcctgcaaggcaaacgccctacccgctgtactatcgctccagcccctacgatCTCGAGTCctgtttctgctttctttttataGAAGTACAAACACCCTATTCAAGGCtgattatgaaaaaaattcttttgtttgttttggccatatctggcagCGCTTGGGACTATTCCCTGTGCTGCTACATGGGGAAACCAGGGCTCTGCCCTTCTGAACCTCTCCCCAGGCCCTTCGGACATTTCATTAATTTAATCTTTTGTTCACAGCaagtagtgcttgggggttcgtcccctggtgcttggggggcttgcacggtgcaggggattgaacccacactCCCATATGCAAAACACGTGCTCTGCCCGCCgagtgctctctcctgccctgcaATACATTTATCTGTGCACTGAGAGCAAGAGTTATTCTGACACCAACAGCAGCGGCCTCCGTGCTGCAAGGAAAAGTCCCAGCCCACTGCACACGGTTACAAAAGAGGTGAACTTTCCCTTCGAGCAGGTGCCCTGCTAGGCCGCTCCAGCTCCACTGACCCCTGGCCCCTTTAGAGTAAgaatcacagagagagagagagagagagagagagagagagagagagagagagagagagagagagagagagagagagaggagcccGTCTAAGCAAGCAGCAAAGGGGCCTGGAGAGGAAATCAGCAAGAAACTGAGCAAGTGTCCACTCTGGTGGCTCTGCACGGCTGGGCACACACGCGTGCTCtggctctcacacactcacatactctcacTCTCACTAATTACACACACAaccactcacactcactctcacacttactcattcactctcacacacactctcttcctCAGCgtctcactctcacacactcggATTCTCACCCTCAGCGTCTCTCACACTCACCCTCAGCATCTCTCACACTCACCCTCAGcgtctctcacacactcaccctcagcgtctctcacacactcaccctcagcatctctcacactcaccctcagcgtctcacacactcaccctcagcgtctctcactctcaccctcagcgtctctcacacactcaccctcagCGTCTCACTCACCCTCAgcatctctctcactctcagccTCAGCGTCCCACACAGACTCACCCTCAGCGTCTCACTCTCTTACAGACTCACACTCACCCTGTCACCCTGTCAGCGTCTCACACTCATTCTGTCTCTCACACGCAGGTGTCTCTGGGCTCGGACAAACGCTCCTCTCAGTCTCTTCAGGTGAAGCTTCACCCCGCCCCGTCACCGCCAGGTCAGAGGGCCGCGCCCTGAGCGGGGATGGGCGTGTGTGCGGTGGGGCTGAGGGAGACTCCCTGAGGACAAGCAAGCACTCTGGGGCTGGGCGAGCACTCCCGGGGGCGAGCACTCCCGCGACGAGCACTCCCCGGGGTGGGCGCGCACCCCCGGCCCGCCGCGCGGCAGGTGACAGCGCGGGCCGGAAGTGCCCCCCGtgccgccgcccgccgcggggtcgccccggccgcccccccgcgcccccggccgcaCTCACGTCCCGGAACTGGACCAGGCCCTGCTCGCCCAGCGCGCTGAGGCACTCGTAGGCCGTGCCCGACTGCAGGAAGAGCTGCGCCAGGCACATGGGCTCGCTGCGGAACAGCGCGCCCATGGCGGCCGGAccccgcggccccggcccgcgCCTCGGCCACCTCGGGGACCCCGGGCCCTGCAGCGGCCGCCGCTCCTGCCACCGCGGCCGCgccaggccccgcctcccggcGACGGCCGGTTCCGGTCCCGCCCCCGGCCGGCAGGCCAATGGGCGCCCGGCGTgacgcgggcggcgggcgcggcggggccaATGGGCGCGCTCcgagcgggcgggggcggggccgggccgcggcTGGACCAGCGGTGCATCCCGGCGGGTCCTCGCCAGCCCTGTCCAGCGCCGCCCGAGCCGCGGGGCCGCTTCCGTCCCGGAGGCTCCGTTTCAAGCGGATGCACGTTGATCCTTTCTTTGAAACGGGAGAGAGTCCACACTagatacatgtgtatgtataaacaTGGGACTTGGGGGTATTTGTgctttgttcgggggccacacccggcgtgccctgagctgactcctggctctgcacacaagggtcattcctggtggggctcaagggaccacgtggggtgtcaggggttgaactggCCAGTGCCCTACTCTAGCCCTGGAGATCAGTTCTCAGGCTTCTCCTACACGGTGCCGTCACTGGCGACCCTCCCGCCCAGCCCTGGGGATGACCATGCAGCTCTGCCTTTCTGTGGGCCGCGGGCTGGCTGCCCGTGTGAGTGTGATTTACAGATCTCTTCATGAacgtcttttaaaaatgtaagcattcgggggcctgagcgatagcacagcgggtagggcgtttgccttgcacgcggccgaccctggttcgatcgccggcatcccatatggtcccccaagcactgccaggagtaattcctgagtgcaaagccaggagtaacccctgtgcatcgctgggtgtgacccaaaaagcaaaaaaataaataaaataaaaatgtaagcatTCCGTTTATTTAAAGCCTGGGGGGAGAGAGGCACGTCGCTGAGGGCGGCTAAGGAGTCAGGCTGCGGGGTGGGTTTCCAGCTCTGTGGATTCGggtccagggatcactcaggagcAGGGCTGCCATCAGGAAGGCCGCCAGCAGCAGGCTCTTGGCAAGGCACTGAGGAAAAggctcgcctgcaaggcaaggcaTCACATGAAGCTCGCTCTTCATCTCGCCACTTGTGGGTTGGTCTGGGGGAGCCCtgcggtgccaggaatgaaacgaGGCCTCCAGCATGACACACctcttctccagccccttgggccGTCTCCCCAGGAGCTATCTCCCTCAACCCTTATCTCTCTGGCAATTACTCAGAGGCACAAGCATGAGCAGTGATCATTTCTAAGTGGGCAACAATAACAGtaaatgttttctttggaaacttCTCTCTGTTTTAAGTTTTCTCTGACattcacacattaaaaaaaaaaaaaagtttccattgACAGAACAACATTCCAGAAACTTTCACCATACCGTGATAGTGCCGGGTTAGTGGGTAGAGAAGCTGCGGCCAGCACACGTCGTTTCTCTCACAGTCGTACTCGGTGAAATTTATCTGGTACCTACAAAACATGGCGAAGATAACAGCAGCTACGATCAGGCATGCTCGCCTGTAGAAGCATCAAGCCTCGATTAAAGAACCAAACGCCCACGGTTCACCATTTACCCACGGTCCTTGTGTGGGATCCACTCTATCTAGGCTAGGTGAGGGGTCAGAGGGTCTGGAGCGCAGGGTGGGCACGGGGAGCACTGTCTGTGTCCGTGCTCCCTCCCTGATAATCATGTCAGCTAGTCACCTGGTGAGTGGACGGGGTAACGGGGCAGGGACTGTGATGAACTGCACAGATGCTCCGAGAGGGAAGAGCTCGGCCCGGCCCTCACAGGTGAGCCCGCACTGGAGCTGCCAGTCCACGTAGGAGAACCTGCAGGGAGAGATTCCCGGGCATTACCGGTGCCCCTCTGTGGCCTGCCCAGACCTGGGGGCGCGCCGGGGTTGGGGCTGGCAGAAGGCACGCCCCCGGCTTCCTCTGCTCCATTACAGCTTTCCAGCCCCACGGAGGAGGCCCCACAGGAGCatgaccccctgccccccccacacacacggctgggtcctgcccacaccccccacctcacTGGAAAGAAGCGCTTTTCCTTCCCGAGGCGCAGGCTGGTGCAAGGCTCCTGGCCACACAGCGCACACCTCATAATGCTCAGTGCAGCACTGTGAGGTATGTGGGGCCGTGcctgccacctgccccctcctggTCACTGCACACCCAGATTTCCCTGGGAACAGCCACTCCCTCGCCCCTCCTGACTGAAAGGGCCAGAAGAGGCTGCGCTGCCCAGGCTGGTCCCTTCCTTGATCAGACCTGCCGGCTGCCCCAGCCGTGGCGACTGTCCCAAGGGCGCCCAGGACCACAGTGAGCAGCTTCTCCCGGTCTGTAAAAGACTCTGGGCCGGGCCCGGGGTGCTGCGTGCCACACGCTGCTGTGGACCAAACCGGGGACCCCATGTGCAGCACATGGGCCACCACCTGAACCACATTCCCAGGCGCCCAAACGTTCTGAGGAGGCAAGAAAGAACGAACCCCTCGACCGGCCGGGCTCCCCGGGCCAAAGTCTGGGCTTGCCAGTGCTCCTCTAGGCACCCCTGAGAATCAAGCCCGcctggaggggagaggaagggggagcacCTGGGCCCCGGAACAGGCACCAGCACGTGCCCCTTCATGCCTCCATCAGCATGCACTGAGCCCCGTTACTCAGAACTGGCAGAAGTGCCACACAGAGGCGCGTCAGGATTATTGCAGACGTAGAGAGCAGCTCCACAGTGGGGAAGGGACCTGGGGAAGTGGGGTTTGCACCCGCCTGTCCACAGCTAAGTTCTCTCACTGGCACTGTTCCCTCTCTGTGATTTCAAGCACTCTGAAAAgccctaatatttttttttttttttttgctttttgggtcacacccggcgatgcacaggggttactcctggctcatgcactcaggaattattcctagcggtgctcgggggaccctatgggatgctggaaatcgaacctgggtcagccacgtgcaaatcaaacaccctacccgctgtgctattcctccagccctaaTTATCTATGTCTGCAAATGCCTCACAGAACCCCTAGAGCTTTTTCAGTAGTTGTCAACTGGTACACCTACCAATAAACTTGAGAGGACACCCTTTGGAAATGCTGCatttggggccaaagcaatagtgcagAGGGGAGGGTGATTTGCATGCGGCcagtgtgggtttgatccccggcatcccgtagggtcccccgagcaccgtcaggagtgaaccccgagtgcagagtcaggagtcacccctgagcactgccgggtgcaacctccccaaaataaaagaagaaatgcatTTATGCATATGGCCATGTGGCCTAGGCAAATAACCTGGTGAATAACCCCCCCGCTGCCCACGAGCAGCCCCcatgggaggagggcagggccacacctggtctcCACACCGAGAATGGCCGCCTGCGGGATCCCTTCCACGGCGCCAGCGTCCGACACGAGGACGCGGATGTGCAGATGGCCCGGGACCTCCTGGCAGAGGCCGCCGCTGCCGCTGGTGTTGCTCACTGCCGGGCcttcacctgcacacacacaaagccacaGAACCCTGAGAGCCTCCTGAGCTGCCAGGTCACCGCGCAGGAAATGCTGCCAACGGGGACGAGTGGCGTGGCGCCCCCCGCTGGCCCTGCCGCCAGTGCTCCCATGGGTGACAAGCATGTTGGGACACAAAGGCCTGGCCGGGCCCTCAggctggcccccagcacccccaacacACTCTGATGTGACCTCAGGTACTGCCAGCTTGAACAGCACCCAGAGTAACACCGGGTGGGTGGCCCAGAGACTGCACAGTGGGGACAGCCTGGCCTTCATGTAGCCCACCCAGATGAGTCCCGACACTGTACACGGTCTCAGGGGCACTGCCCGGAacgagccccaagcaccaccgggtatggcctccaaaccaaaaaaacatcacatgcatgtatgcatacatgtgtgtgattatgtgtgtgtgtgcatgcatgagtgtgcatgcgtgtgtgagtatgtgtgtgtgtgtgtgtgtgtgtgtgtgtgtgtgtgtgtgtgtgtgtgtgttacatgaCTGGAGTTTGTAGCAGATGCCCCAGCTCGCACCCAGAACCACCGGGCCCTGCATGAGTCTGGCTGACAGCACTGTGAGCCACAAGCCGGTTCCCAGGCTCCACAGGAAACCCACAGGGGCTGTGAACAAAGCCTGTGACTGCTGGGAACGCCTGCTTGCTGCTGCGTCTCACACAGGAGCAGCTGCACAAAGGGCCGACCACAAGATCAGCCTCGCCTGTGTTCGGAAGTCCCTCCcccgtcctctcccctcccttcccctcctccgccctcctcccctccctccctcccctcctcttcttccttctttcctcccctcccctccctcctttcccctccaccttcctcccctccctcctccctccctgcgcTCCCTGCAGTCCTGGTGCTCTGTTCCAGTCGCCCACATCTCTGCTAGTCACAACCAGCAAGTGAACAGTTATGCCTGGAAACCCAACAGCCTCGCCTAGGCTTCCTTTCAAGGACACAGTCAGCTCTAAAGCGGGAGCAGCCTGAACTCCGCGCACATTTCCTTTTGAAACACAAAAACACCTCATGAATGGGAGTCGGGGAAGAAGCTCTTGCCCCGACAGCCTCAGCCCAGGCAGACGGCCACGAGTAGCTCCGACTCACCGATGACCTCCAGCCAGCCGTCACTCGGGTCCTGGGGGTCAGAGTTGCCTCTCACGGCCACGTGGGTCACCCGGACCAATGACTTGAGATGTTCCGAGGCCTCCTCTCTGCAAAAGAACCGGACACTCATCAGCGCCTTCCCCAAAGCCCCTCTGAGGATGTCCGGGGGTACTGGCTGGGAGCCAGACCGAAGGCCCTCCTGGCAAGAaatgctggggaggggtgggagggtcctgccttctccccactgcCCCAACCCCTCTGAGCGAGAGCTGTGGCGAGGGTGCGGAGTGCGATGCTGGGTCCTATCCCTGACTTCACGAACAGTAGAAGTGCTGGGACTGAGTGGAAGTCGTGGGCTCACATGAGGAATATTCTAAAATGCCACTGATCTTTCCACATCAAAGTGATTGTTTCACCACTAACAGAGGGAAAAATGGGCCAGAGTGGAGAGTGGGAGAGGGCTTatcttgcatgcgtctgacccccGGCATGCCCCGAGCACTCATACAGTAcacaagcccaccaggggtgaagcacggttaggtgtggcccaaaacccaaaaaagaacaaaaaccagaaCATTGATGCATATTCATAAATACCCTGGCCAGATGCCCCAGGCAGCTGAGCAGACAGTGCTGTGTATGCCGTGGGGAGGGCTGCAGAATTCTCCCCTTGCAAGTCAATCACACCCTCCCTCCTGAGGCTTTACAAGATTAGGTTCCAACAGTCGACTAACTCCAGCAGAGAAACATACAAACATGGATAAAGCGGCATCATTCCCAAGGAAGCCTATTTCTCCGGACAGATGCTCGACCCAGACCTGTAGGGTGCCTAGCGCGCGCCTTGATTCACCATCACTGTTCCCTTCCCTTTCAGTATGCGTTTATTCAGATGATCTTTGCCACACTCTTGCTATccgttttgttttctttttcttggtttttgggtcacacctgatggtgtgctcgggaccactcctggctctgcgctcaggaatcactcctggtgggctcgggggaccctctggggtgctggagattgaacccgggtctgccgtgttcgaggccagtgccctgcccgctgcgctgtggccccagccccaggctcctgcTGTCCCAGCAAGCACGTGGGGAGCGTTCCTTGAAGCTGACCGGCCCTGGTGCCCACACGCCCCCAGCGAACCCACCTGAGCTGAGTGCAGTTCTCAGCCTGCAGACCGCCGACCGGCAGGAAGCACCCGGACTGCGCGTTCTCTCCGAACAAGATGGGCTTGAGTCGCGCCTCGGCACACAAGCCGCTTCCGACTAGGGGAGGGAAAGGCGAGCTCTGGCTGTCGTTGCCGAACGATGTCACGTCTGCTGCACCGTCCGCAGGGGCGAAGCGTCTGGAGTCCTGCCGAGGCCGCTCGGACGCGCAGGAGCGGAACAAAGCCCCTTCCTCGGGGGAAGGTCCCACGCGAGCCAGCGGCCAACTCTGCACCCAGACCAACACCACAGTGGCCGGCGGGGGGTCCACCCGCCCACCAGGGACGCTGCGTGGTTTGAAGGAGGCCGGGTCCCCTGTCCCCAGGCGGCAATGACCAGGCCTCCCTCGGCCAGTGCCCTGCTCCCGTCTCCTCCCAGCAAATGATGAGGAAACCCAGGCAGAGCAGACGCCGGGAACCCACCCGGCTCCCCGCGGGATGAGCTGCCACTAGGAACCCGCTCCCACTCGCGCCCGCAGACGCCTCATCCCATTGCCCCGTCACCTGGCTGCCATAGGTGTAAAGTCGTCACATTACTCGTCCCGTTGGTGTCCAGAGCCCGCAGGGGCCTGCCAAGCTGGTAGCCTGGACAAAGGCAAAgatggggggttggagtgatagcacagcggggagggcgtttgccttgcacgcagccgacccgggtttgaatcccagcatccaatatggtcccctgagcactgctaggggtggttcctgagtgcagagccaggagtaacccctgtgcatatccaggtgcgacccaaaaagcaaaaaaaaaagggcaaagatAGGGCTGCCCTCCTGCAGGCTGGGGCACGGCCGGCACGGCCCACGGAGCCATGAGACCCCCACGGGCAAAGCCGGGCCACCACACAGCCCGTGTGCCTTGCTTGGGCTGtgacctggcagggctcatgtgtggtgccagggatggaacccgatgggccacgtgcaaagcaagcaccctccccgctgcagccCCTTAGcctcatttctatttatttattcatttatttgcttttggtgttacacctggcgatgctcgggagctgactcctggctctgcaatcaggaatcactcctggaagtgcccggGGAATCAtagggggtgccgggaattgaacccgggtcagctgtgtgcgaagccccctacccgctgtacaattgctctggcctctagaagcctcattttttttttttttttgctttttgggtcacacccagcgatgctcaggggttactcctggctttgcactcaggaattactcctggcgatgcttgggggaccatatgggatgccggggatcgaacccgggtcggccgagtgtaaggcaaacaccttacccgctgtgctatcgtagaagcctcatttttaaaaagagaaacagcaaggactggagagacaccACAAAAGGCTGGTGCACAAGCTTagacctggcaccacagggtcccctgagcactgagctgggagtagcctctgagcactgccaaagcaGAGAGAGTTTGTTTTGCAGGggtgacacccagagatgctcaggggttactcctggctctgcactcagaagtcactcctggcggtgctcaggggaccatatgggaggccggggatcgaatctgggtcggccacatgcaagcgtcctccccactgtgctgtcgcccGGCCTGACGTGGGAAGACTTTGAGCAACACATTTTATCCAACCAATAGATCCACATCACATCGAGTCCCGGTGATACTCTCCAAGTgcacagcaggggccagagccaccagcctggcccctccggggggcagcaggcaggggtcCCAAACAAGCAGATGCACAGGAGCCAGGCGGGGGCCGTCGGAGGCAGGACAGGCCGGGGGTGAGGAACCAGCCGCTTCAGCTGGGCCTGGACGGCGGCTCTTTCTCCTGGGAGAGAGGCCTCAGCCTCCACTGCGACCGGCACTACCCCCGACACAGCAAGGGGCAGGGATGGAGTGTGACACAGGACTAACGCAGGCCACAGAGGGTGTGCAGAGGGACTGCCCAGTGGGCACTGGCTGAACAGCGAGTGCCGGGCCCCTCAGCGCCGGGGCGGGCCTCACCTGGGTTTCCTGACACTTCCTTCTCGTCACCACTGTTGGAGCTGACAAACTGGACCGTGAATGTCTGTGTCAGGAGCCCTAGAAGCAAACCAGGCAAGACAAAAGCAACGCGCACCACTTCAGCAGGGAAAGGAATCACGCCTCTGGCATGTTCTTCACCTGCCCGCCGCCTTTGACATGTCTTCCCGAGAAGTAGTAGTCACATGTCGTGACTACAACCAAGAAACAAAAggtacctttttcttttttaaaattttatcttttggggtcacatctggcaatgctcaggggtgactcctggctctgtgctcaggaattcctcctggccgtgctcgggggatcatatgggatgccagggatcgatcgaacccaggtcgggcactCGCAAAGCAGGGGTACCTTCCTGGCAGGCATGCACCGCGGCTCTGACGATCCTGACGTCCACCTCACTGACGGTGTTATTGTTCCACCGGAAAGTGTAGTGCTCCTCCACGGTCACGCTCCTGGGGGCCGCGCCACGGCCGAGAACTGTCTCTGCAAACAGAGGGGGCCTTCACGCATGGctcctggggcgggggctggctgGAGCGTTTCCCACCCCTCCTGTttgggagcccctcccccccacacctctgGGAGCCAGGACGGCAAGACCCCAGACCAGTGTGcggaaagggggaaggagggtgcCAGGACACGGGGACGAGAGCAGACACGTCCAGGGGCTGCTTTCCGAGCCCCGAGTGATGGTAGCTCTGACGGGCCAGGGAGGCGTTTCTGGAGCCCACCTGCATTGCTGATGAGTCTGTCCAGGTCGGCTGCCTCCTCGTAGACAACGCTGGGCGTGACCAGGCCTGCAAGGAGCCGCAGTGAGCGCCTCGGCTGGGAGGCCCGCTGGGCGCCCCCTTCCCGGGCGCCCCCTTCCCGGGTGCCTCTGCAGAGCTGGTGCCGGCCGCTAGCACCGAGGGGTGCAGGAGTGACGGGGCCATGCCTGTTCGTGCCTGCTCGCCCGTCCTTCGCCAGGGCCGGTCTCAGGCACCGCCTGCCTCTGCAGCTCCAGTGCGTGGCGAGGCCAGGCGGACAGCAGAGTGCCCTGAGCTAGAACTCGCCAGAGGCCCCGAGCCCCCGGGCCCGAGTGTTGCATCTCCCCTgggccccagtgctcagggcccacaggGCCACGTCTGCCGGGGCAGCCAGGGGCACCGGGGACTGAACTCGGAGCTCTGCAGTGTCAGGCCTGTG includes:
- the TCTN2 gene encoding tectonic-2, which produces MGCPPSGALLWGLLLLQSVPRPLWGDLAFIPPFIRTSSPAASATLLGGTDAVSVSLALLRGAEGWLPAPSCGTQSNETGNWSVTVTPLVGALEVTVSLRTAPPWCSSEGAEPSETPCLLQTLLVTAARNGSCEAHLLIQAEISASSAPAHNASENVTIIPNQVYQPLGPCPCNLTAGACDIRCCCDQECSEDLRALFREACFTGVWGGDVAPPSEQLCSAPEAPGGFPFLCVQSPPDNSPFLGYFFHGAVSSRQEPFSFGAHLRADPRPPSVLGYRQGDPILTEEEASFTLPQVSLAGHCLQQAPVAFLHDLHVQCVTDLAAPPQRARTPHARIRSDATGGLVTPSVVYEEAADLDRLISNAETVLGRGAAPRSVTVEEHYTFRWNNNTVSEVDVRIVRAAVHACQEGLLTQTFTVQFVSSNSGDEKEVSGNPGYQLGRPLRALDTNGTSNVTTLHLWQPVGSGLCAEARLKPILFGENAQSGCFLPVGGLQAENCTQLREEASEHLKSLVRVTHVAVRGNSDPQDPSDGWLEVIGEGPAVSNTSGSGGLCQEVPGHLHIRVLVSDAGAVEGIPQAAILGVETRFSYVDWQLQCGLTCEGRAELFPLGASVQFITVPAPLPRPLTRYQINFTEYDCERNDVCWPQLLYPLTRHYHGEPFPQCLAKSLLLAAFLMAALLLSDPWTRIHRAGNPPRSLTP